The genome window GCTCGAGCCGATCCAGGGTGAAGGCGGCGTGATTCCGGCCACGCGTGAATTCATGCAGGCGCTGCGCGCGCTGACGAAGCAGCACGACCTGCTGCTGATCGTCGACGAAGTGCAAAGCGGCTGCGGCCGCGCGGGCACGCTGTTCGCGTACGAGTTGTCCGGCATCGAGCCGGACGTCATGACGCTCGCGAAAGGCATCGGCGGCGGCGCCCCGCTCGGCGCGCTGCTGTCGAAGGCCGAGTTCGCGGTGTTCGAGGCCGGCGACCAGGGCGGCACGTACAACGGCAACCCGCTGATGACGGCGGTCGGCTATTCGGTGATCTCGCAGCTCGTCGCACCGGGCTTCCTCGAAGGCGTGCGTGCGCGCAGCGAATACCTGAAGCGCAAGCTGCTCGAGCTGTCGGAAGAGCGCGGCTTCGAAGGCGAACGCGGCGAAGGCCTGCTGCGCGCGCTGCTGCTCGGCAAGGACATCGGCCCGCAGATCGTCGAGAAGGCGCGCGACATGCAGCCCGACGGCCTGCTGCTGAACGCCGCGCGGCCGAACCTGCTGCGCTTCATGCCCGCACTGAACGTGACGACCGAGGAAATCGACCAGATGATGGCGATGCTGCGGTCGGTGCTCGACACGCTCTAAGGAGAGCCCGCCGATGGATGCCGCCGCCGATGCCGTTGTGATCCGCCCGTTCGAACGCGCCGACACCGATGCCGTGCTCGCGGTATGGCGCGACGCGTTCCCGCAGTACGAAGACGCGGATGCGCCGCCGCACCGCGATCCGCTGCGATCGATCGAGCTGAAGCTCGCGACGCAGCCGGAACTGTTCTTCGTCGCGACCAGCCGCGCGCGCGTGGTCGGCACGCTGATGGCGGGTTTCGACGGGCATCGCGGCTGGCTCTACTCGTTCGGCGTATCGAACGACGCACGCCGGCTCGGCATCGGCCGCGCGCTGATCGCGCATGCGGAACGCGCGCTCGCCGCGCGCGGCTGCCTGAAGATCAACCTGCAGGTGCTGCCCGGCAACGACGATGCGTGCCGCTTCTACGCGGCGCTCGGCTATCGCGTCGAGGAACGCATCTCGTTCGGCAAGACGCTGCCGGCCGCGTGACGCAAAGGCCGGCAGCCCGCCACTTCAGCGCGTGATCGGCCCCGCGCCCGGCAGCGGATTGCCGAGCGCGTCGGTCGGCACGGCCTGCTGCTCGAACGCGGCGAAATACGCGGCCCACTGCGTATCGCTCACGCGCACGATCAGCGCGCCGTCCTGCCAGATGTCGTTGTGATCGTTGTGGTCGTCGCCCGCGCGGTGCAGGTAGTTCGAGCCGGTCGAACCCTGGTTCATGTGCGTGTCGTGGATGCCGTTGCCTTCCGCATACGAGCGGCCGAACACGACGACGTCGAGCCCCTGCGACTGCGCGGCGTTCACGAGCCGCAGCAGCGACGGGATCGGCTCCTGATTCTCCGTGCCGTCCATCACGGCGCTCGGGCGCCATGCACCCGTTTCGTTCAGGATGTCGCTGCGCAGGTAGTCGAGCGCGGGCAATGCCGCCTGCCCCGTCAGGTCCGTGTAGCCCTCGGCCGCGGCCGCGAGCGTCTGCGTGATCGGGTGGTGGAAATCGTAGACGAGCTTGTAGTTCAGCAGGTCGTCCGCGTCGTTGGTGCCGACGTTGATCGCGACGTCCCAGTCGCCGCCGGGCAACGCCAGCGTCAGGTGGATGTGATACTGGATCTCGCTGCCATGCGGCGAGCCCTTCAGCTTCGCCACCGATGTCACCTTCGCCTTCACGAAACCGTAGTCCAGACTCATGCGTGCTCTCCGTGTCCCGACGGGCCGCCGATGCTACGCGGCCCGTGTGACGGTTGGCAGGCGCCCGGCAACGAGCGGCTGCCCCATCGTTCCCGCGCCGCGTGCGCGGCGCGACAGTCGAATGGAGTCGCGCACGCATGCACAAGTTCGGCCGGAATCGCATCACACGAAAAAAAAGGCTGTCACGGCATCCCGTGACAGCCTTTCGAAAGCCCGTATGCGACGCGGCCGGCATCTGCCGCCGCGCGCCACCGGGCCCGCTCATTCACTCACTCATTCACCCAGGTACGCGGCACGCACCTTCGGATCGTCGAGCATCTGCTTCGCATCGCCTTCCATCGTGACCGTGCCCGAGTCCATCACGTAGCCACGGTCGGCCGCCTGCAGCGCGAGGCGCGCGTTCTGCTCGACGAGCAGCACCGTGATGCCCTCCTTCGAGATTTCACGCACCACTTCGAAGATCTTCTCGACCATGATCGGCGACAGGCCCATCGACGGCTCGTCGAGCAGCAGCAGCTTCGGCTTCGAGAGGATCGCGCGCGACATCGCCAGCATCTGCTGCTCGCCGCCCGAAAGCGTGCCCGCGAGCTGCGTCGCACGCTCCTTCAGGCGCGGGAAGAAGCCGAACATGCGGTCGACGTCCTTCTTGATCTGCTCGCCGTCGTTGCGCAGGTACGCGCCCATCTGCATGTTCTCGACGATCGACATCCGCGCGAAGATCCCGCGGCCTTCCGGCACCATCGCGAGGCCGCGCTTGAGCAGCTCGTGCGTCGGGATGCCCTTGATCGACTTGCCCTCGTACTCGATGTCGCCGGCCGAATACGCCTTCAGACCCGTGATCGCCTTCATCGTCGTGGTCTTGCCCGCGCCGTTCGCGCCGATCAGCGTCACGAGCTCGCCCTGACGGACTTCCATGTCAACGCCCTTGACGGCCTGGATGCCGCCGTAGTTGACCTGCAAGCCCTTGATTTTCAACATTGCCGCTGCCATCAGTGCACCCCTGCGCCGAGATATGCCTCAATCACCTTCGGATTCTTCTGCACGTCCTGCGGCAGACCCTCGGCGATCACCTTGCCGTAATCGAGCACCGTCATCCGGTTGCACAGCCCCATCACGAGCTTCACGTCGTGCTCGATCAGGAGAATCGTGCGGCCGTCCGAGCGGATCTTGTCGAGCAGGCGCGTGAGTTCGACCTTCTCGGTCGCGTTCATCCCGGCCGCCGGCTCGTCGAGCGCGAGCAGCTTCGGGTCGGTGGCCAGCGCGCGCGCGATCTCGAGGCGGCGCTGGTGGCCGTACGACAGGTTGCGAGACGTGTAGTCCGCGTACTGCAGCACGCCGACGTATTCGAGCAGCTCGATCGCGCGCTCCTTGATCTCGCGCTCTTCCTGGCGTTCGGCCGGCGTCTGGAACACCGCGCCGAGCAGCCCGTGCTTGGTGCGCACGTGGCGGCCCACCATCACGTTCTCGAGCGCCGTCATCCCGCCGAACAGGCGGATGTTCTGGAACGTGCGCGCGATGCCCGTCTTCGCGACCTGATGCACCGCGGTCGGCTTGTATTCCGTGCCGTCGAGCTTGAACTCGCCGGAGTCCGGCGTGTAGAGGCCCGTGATCACGTTGAAGAACGTCGTCTTGCCGGCGCCGTTCGGGCCGATCAGGCCGTAGATCTCGCCTTCCCTGATCTGCAGACCGACATCGGACAGCGCCTGCAGGCCGCCGAAGCGCTTGTTCACGCCCTGCACGGACAGTCGGATTTGTTTGTCGCTCATGTGTGTATCCCCTTGTCCGTCGATTAAGCGCGCACCGGCTTCTTGCTGGCGCGCTTCGCCAGTTTCGCGATCTTGTCCTCATGCTTCGGCGCGGGCCACAGGCCTTCCGAGCGATACAGCATGATGACGACCATCGCGAGGCCGTACAGCGCCTGACGGATCACTTCCGTATCGACGATGTCATGACCGAACAGCGCGTGCTGCAGCGGGCTCATCGTCGAGCGCAGGAATTCCGGGAAGATCGCGAGCAGTACCGCGCCCAGGATCACGCCCGGGATGTGGCCCATGCCGCCGAGCACCACGCAGGCCAGCACGACGATCGATTCCCAGAACGTGAACGATTCCGGCGACACGAAGCCCTGGAACGAACCGAACATCGCACCCGACAGGCCGCCGAACGACGCACCCATCGCGAATGCGAGCAGCTTCACGTTGCGGGTGTTGATGCCCATCGCCTTCGCCGCGATCTCGTCTTCGCGGATCGCCGCCCATGCGCGACCGATACGCGAGTGCTGCAGGCGCGTACACACCCAGATCACCAGCAGCGAGCACAGCACGAACAGGTAGTAGTACATGTAGACCGACGGCAGCTGGATCCCGAACAGCGAGTGCGTCTGCGCGAGGCTGAAGTCGCCGATGTGCACCGGATCGATGCCCGTGATCCCCTTCGGCCCGTTGGTGATGTTCACCGGACGGTCGAGGTTGTTCATGAAGATCCGGACGATTTCACCGAAGCCGAGCGTCACGATCGCCAGGTAGTCGCCGCGCAGGCGCAGCGTCGGCGCGCCGAGCAGGATCCCGAAGGTCGCCGCCAGCGCCATCGCGATCGGCACGATGATCAGGAACGGGATGTGCAGCCCGTTCGGCGCGAGCGCCGCGATCCACTCGAATTGCGAGGTCAGGTGCGGCGAGCTCAACAATGCCGCCGTGTACGCACCCACCGCGTAGAACGCGATGTAACCCAGGTCGAGCAGGCCGGCGAAGCCGACCACCACGTTCAGGCCCAGCGCGAGCATCACGTACAGCATCGCGAAGTCGAGCACGCGGACCCAGTAGTTGCCGCCGGCCGAGCCGATGATGATCGGCGCCGCGATCACGAAGACCGCGGTCAGGAGGCCGATGATGACCGTCTTGGTGGTGTTGCGCTCTTCGACGAGCGACGTCGAGGATTCGATCGGTTGAATGGATGTCATGTTGTTTGCTCCCTTCCGTTACGCGCGATCCGCGACACGTTCGCCCAGCAGGCCGGACGGACGGAACACCAGCACGATGATCAGCACGATGAAGGCGAACACGTCCTGGTAGTTACTGCCGAATACGCCGCCCGTGAGGTTGCCGATGTAGCCGGCCCCGAGCTGCTCGATCAGTCCGAGCAGCACGCCGCCGACCATCGCGCCGCCGAGGTTGCCGATCCCGCCCAGCACCGCGGCCGTGAATGCCTTCATGCCGGGGATGAAGCCCATGTAGAAGTGCACGTTGCCGTATTCGGATGCGATCATTACGCCGGCCAGCGCGGCGAGCGCGGAGCCGATCATGAACGTCGCCGAGATCACGAAGTTCGGGTTCACGCCCATCAGGCTCGCGGTGTTCGGGCTTTCGGCGATCGCGCGCATCGCGCGGCCGAGCTTGGTCTTGTGCACGAGCAGCAGCAGGCCGCCCATCACGATGAACGCCACCGCGATGATCACGATTTCAGTCACCGAGATCACGGCGCCGGGCGTCGTGTCGGTGGCCTTGATCACGTTGATCGGATCGGTCGGCAGCAATTGCGGGAACGGCAGCGGGTTGCGCGACCAGATGATCATCGCGGCGGTCTGCAGCAGGATCGACACGCCGATCGCGGTGATCAGCGGGGCGAGGCGCGGAGCGCGACGCAGCGGCCGGTAGGCGACCCGTTCGATCGTGAAGCCGACGAATGCACAGACGACTGCGGCGATGCCCAGGCCGATCGTCAGCGTCGCGACGTTGCCGAGTCCGGGGAAATGGTTCTGCAGCACGGTGATGGCCGACAGGGCGACCATCGCGCCGATCATCAGCACGTCGCCATGCGCGAAGTTGATGATGCCGAGAATGCCGTACACCATCGTGTAACCCAACGCGATGATGGCGTAGACACTGCCGAGCACCAGCCCGTTGAGAACCTGCTGGACGAAAATATCCATTTAAAGCTCCTTGGCCCGTGCTGCCGGAGGACGTTGCGCCCCGCGGGTAAGCGAGGAATCGCGCCTTCTCGGCGACACTGCGGGTACTAGTCGATACCGGTAAGGGTGGATCGTCCCGGCGCGCGCCGCCCGGCCTGTACGGCCGGACCTGCCGCCGGAGCGGATACAAAAACGGCACCGCACTGTTCCGGTGCCGTCATGAGTCCCGTCGCTAAATCGTCACGACATCGAGGACGGTGTTCGTGGCCTCCTTGAAGTCGTAGGGCAGCATGCCGAGACGGCCATCGTCCGGTTGCCCGGCATCCGTGCCTTGTCCCGTCCGGTGCGAGGCAAGCCCCGCACCCGGGCGGATTGGATTCCGTGCCCCGGTGCCTCGCGAGGCACCGCGAACGCCGCGCCCGACATTCGTCAGGACTGCGTCGGAATCCATCGTACGAACCAGACCGCGCGCCGCGACCTCATTGCTCGCGGCAACGCGCTGTTTCGTCGAATCGAAATGAAAGGGGACCGGCGACATCGGCACGCTGCCCGCATCGCCGGGCACCCGGGCCGGCCTGCGTCGATCGGCGCGCACGGTCGCTGTCACGCCACGACCGGCGGCCTGCTGTGCTGCAACCTGCGTGCCCGCTGCCTGGCCGTTCGCCAGGCCAAGCGCGTTGATTTCCTCGATCGCCAAACGTGCCCCGTTTTCCTTGTCCTTGCCCAATTGCGCGGTGCGGCACGCGAACGGTGCCGCACGACCGGTTCCGGCGACGCGCACGCCGCTGGCCGGCGGTGCCGCGAACGCCGCAGCCTCCCTCCCCGCCTCGTCGTCGCTCTTTTTGCTGCAGCCGGCAAGCATTGCAACCGGTGCGGCGACGGACATGGCGTAAGCCAACTTCACATGCATCGAGTGGTCTCCCGCGCCTTGCCAAAATCCGATTTCAAAGCCATTCAGGCCTGAAAACGGGCGCATTGTAACTCCATTTATAGGACGCCAATAATCCTGATTCGATGGGGTTTTCCTGCATTGCAACCAATTTTGAGAGACGCTTGGAAGCGCGCAGAGCAACCCGGTTGCACCATTGATCCGAATAATGGTTGCGATTGCGATTTCGACGGGCAAAAAAAAGCGCGCCGTCAGGCGCGCTTCGGTGTTCCGCGGGTGCGATGCGGCAATCAGGCGGCGGGCGGCAGGTTCAACCCGCGCGGCAGCGGAAACGACACGTTTTCCTCGATGCCGTCGAGCGCGCGCACATTGCGCACACCGAGTTCGCGCAGCCGTGCGATCACGGCCTGGGCGAGCACTTCGGGGGCCGACGCGCCGGCCGTCACGCCGATGCGACGCTTGCCTGCGACCCATGCCGGATCGATCTGGTCGGGTGCATCGACCATGTACGCGTCCACGCCGCGCTTCTCGGCCACTTCACGCAGGCGGCTCGAATTCGAGCTGTTCGGGCTGCCGACGACGATCACGACATCGCACTGCGGCGCCATGAACTTCACGGCGTCCTGGCGGTTCTGCGTCGCGTAGCAGATGTCCTGCTTCTTCGGCTCGCGGATCTTCGGATACTTGGCCTTCAACGCGCCGATGATCTCGGCTGCATCGTCGACGGACAGCGTCGTCTGCGTGACGAGCGCGATGCGTTCGGGATCGGCGAGCTCGAGCTTCTGCACGTCCTCGACGCTCTCGACGAGATGCATGCCGCGCTCGACCTGCCCCATCGTGCCTTCGACTTCCGGATGGCCCTTGTGCCCGATCATGACGATGTCGACGCCGTCCTGGCGCATCTTCGCCACTTCGACGTGCACCTTCGTGACGAGCGGGCAGGTTGCGTCGTAAATGCGCAACCCGCGCACGTCGGCCTCGTCGCGCACGGCCTTCGACACGCCGTGCGCGCTGAAGATCACGGTATTGCCGGCCGGCACTTCCTCGAGTTCCTCGACGAAGATCGCGCCTTTCTTCTTCAGATCCTCGACCACGTACTTGTTGTGGACGATCTCGTGACGGACGTAGATCGGCGCACCGTGCATCGCGATGGCGCGCTCGACGATCTCGATCGCGCGATCGACGCCCGCGCAGAAACCGCGCGGCTGGGCCAGCAGGATTTCGGCATCGGCGGCGACGGTCTGCCCGGACAGCGTATCGGTGGTGCTCATGATTACAGGATTCCGATGATTTTCACTTCGAACGTGAGCGCTTGGCCCGCGAGCGGATGATTGAAGTCGAACAGTGCCGAGGTTTCGCTGACTTCCTTCAGCACCCCCGCGTATCGGCCGCCGTCCGGCGCGTTGAACTCGATCAGCTCGCCCGGCGTGAAATCGTCGCCGACCATCCCGTTCTCGCGCAGCGTCGACAGCGTCACGCGCTGGAGCATGTCGGGATTCCGGGGACCGAACCCCTGTTCGGGGGCTAGCTGAAAAGTCGAATGGTCGCCGACCCTGAGGCCGATCAGAATCTGTTCCAGCGACGGCGCCAGTTGCCCCGCGCCGAGCAGCAGCGTGGCCGGCTTGTCGGTGAAGGTGTTGACGATATCGGCGCCGTCGGCGAGTGCCAGCCGGTAATGCAACGTGACGTGGGAACCGGGCTTCACTTCGGATAGATCGATGAGGCTCATGAATTACTCGTTCAGTCGGCGCCCGATACGGCCGAAAGGCCCGGCGCAAAACCAATATTGTAAGTCACCTGAGCGCGCAAGGCGGAAAGTGCGACGACGTCGCGCACACTGCCCGCCGCCAATGGAGTTTCAAGTATGCTGTCACCCTGCCCAGCCTTGCCGCCAGTCGAATGCCGCGACAGCACCGATCTGCCGGCCGATCTGCCGGCCGATCCGCCCGGCCGCGTCATCCCGATCCACCGGCGCAAGCACCGCCTGCGCGGCTGGCGGCCCGAGCGGCCACGCGAGCGACTGCTGGAGCGCGGGCCGGCGGCGCTGACCGACGACGAACTGGTCGCCCTGCTGCTCGGCACGGGCAAGCCCGGGCACGACGTGTTCACCACCGCCCGCGCCCTGGTCAAGCAGTTCAAGTCGTTGCACGGGTTGCTCGAGGCGACCACCGACGATTTCGAGGCACACCCCGGCATCGGCCCCGCGCGCGCCGCGCGGCTGGTCGCCGTCATCGAGATCGCGCGTCGCATGCTGAAGGAGAAAGCGCACGAGAAGCAGCCGATCGATTCGCCCGGCGCGGTCGAGGACTATCTGCGGCTGAAGATCGGCGCGCGTCCGTACGAAGTGTTCGCCGCGGTCTACCTCGACGCGCGCCACAGCCTGATCGACATGGAGGAAATCACGCGCGGCTCGCTGACGCGCATGGCCGTCTACCCGCGCGAGATCGTGCGCCGCGCGATCGCATACAACGCTGCGGCACTGATCGTTGCCCATAACCATCCGTCGGGCGCGGTGCAGCCGAGCGCGGAAGATCGCCGCCTGACCCGCGTGCTGCACGACGCGCTCGCGCTCGTCGATGTCAGGCTGCTCGATCACGTCGTGATCGGCACCAGTGATACTTTTTCGTTCGCACGGGCCGGTTGGATGTAGACTGTGCGGTTGCGGCCCGCCCAACGGCGCCGCAACGGTGATGCGAAATTAGGTTTGATTTTTCTGAACTTTTTCTGCTAGAATCGCCGTCTGTCTTTTTTCCAACCAGTTCTAGCCATCGAAGGGCCTTGTCTGTAAGGGCTTCGGCGTTCTGAGTGCAGCCATGGATCACGTGGCGGTACGATGGAACCTTCATCGGCGATCGAACCCCGAATTTAGCGTATTAGGAGTGCTCTCATGGCACGCGTATGCCAAGTAACTGGGAAAGCGCCGATGAGCGGCAACAACGTTTCCCACGCCAACAACAAGACGAAGCGCCGCTTCCTGCCGAACCTGCAAAACCGCCGGTTCTGGGTAGAGAGCGAAAACCGCTGGGTGCGCCTGCGCGTCTCGAACGCCGGCCTGCGCCTGATCGACAAGAACGGCATCGATTCCGTGCTCGCTGACCTGCGCGCACGCGGCGAAGCCTAAGCCCAAGGAGCACAATCATGGCAAAAGGCGCACGCGACAAGATCAAGCTCGAGTCGACCGCTGGTACGGGTCACTTCTACACGACCACGAAGAACAAGCGCAACATGCCGGAAAAGATGGCGATCAAGAAGTTCGATCCCGTCGTCCGCAAGCATGTGGAATACAAAGAAACCAAGATCAAGTAATCTCCGGTTTCTGCTAGCCTGACGGCGACCGAAAAGCCCCGCACATGCGGGGCTTTTTGTTTTGCGCGCACGCTCCGGCGCGACGCGGTATGCTCTCCCCTTTCCGCGGCCACGGCTGCCGGAACGCACAAGATCAAAAGCGTAACGATGGAGATGCAGCATGAAATTCGACGTGGCGATCGTCGGCAGCGGCCTGGCAGGGCTGTCGGTCGCACTCAACCTGGCCAGCACGCGACGTGTCGCGCTGATCGCGAAACGGTCGATGATGGAGGGCGCGAGCGATAACGCGCAAGGCGGCATCGCGGCAGTCCTCGATTCGGCGGACAGCATCGAGAACCACGTCGACGACACGCTGGTCGCCGGTGGCGGCTTGTGCGACGAAGGCGCGACGCGCTATATCGTCGAGCACGGCCGCGAAGCGATCGAATGGCTGATCTCGCAGGGCGTGCCGTTCACGAAGGACGACGCGGCCGAGCTCGGCTTCCACCTCACGCGCGAAGGCGGCCACAGCCACCGCCGGATCATCCACGCGGCCGACGCGACCGGCCATGCGGTGCTCGCCACGCTGTCGGCCCGTGCACGCCAGCATCCGAACATCACGTTCTTCGAAAACCACCACGCGATCGACCTGATCACGTCGGACCGGCTCGGCCTGCCCGGCCGCCGCTGTCACGGCCTGTACGCGCTCGACGTCGACAACGACCGCACGATCACGATCGAGGCGCCGCATACGGTGCTCGCAACGGGCGGCGCCGGCAAGGTCTACCTGTACACGACGAACCCCGACACCGCGACCGGCGACGGCATCGCGATGGCGTGGCGCGCAGGTTGCCGCGTGTCGAACATGGAATTCATCCAGTTCCACCCGACCTGCCTGTTCCATCCGTATGCGAAGTCGTTCCTGATTTCGGAAGCCGTGCGCGGCGAAGGCGGCCTGCTGAAGCTGCCCGACGGCACGCGCTTCATGCCCGCGCACGATCCGCGCGCCGAACTCGCGCCGCGCGACATCGTCGCGCGCGCGATCGACTTCGAGATCAAGAAGCGCGGGATCGACTGCGTGTATCTCGACATCAGCCACCAGCCGGAAGCGTTCCTGCGCGAACACTTCCCGACGATCCACGCGCGCTGCCTCGAATTCGGCATCGACATCGCGAAAGAGCCGATTCCCGTCGTGCCGGCCGCACACTACACGTGCGGCGGCGTCGTCACCGACCTCGCCGGGCGCACCGATCTCGCGGGCCTGTATGCGGTCGGCGAAACGTCGTACACGGGGCTCCACGGCGCGAACCGGCTCGCGAGCAACTCGCTGCTCGAATGCCTCGTGATCGGCCGCGCGGCGGCCGAGGCGATCGAAGCGGCCGGCTTCGATGCCGAAACGCCGGCCACGCTGCCCGCGTGGGACGAAAGCCGCGTGTCGGATGCGGACGAGGAAGTCGTCGTCGCGCACAACTGGGACGAGCTGCGCCGCCTGATGTGGAACTACGTCGGCATCGTGCGTACCGACAAGCGCCTCGAACGCGCGAAGCACCGGCTGTCGCTGCTGCGCGACGAGATCCAGGAGTACTACGCGAACTTCCGCGTGACGCGCGACCTGCTCGAACTGCGCAACCTCGTCGACGTGGCGACGCTGATCGTGAAGAGCGCGCACTCGCGCCGCGAAAGCCGCGGGCTCCACTACAGCCGCGACTGGCCGAACTCGCTGCCGAAGGCGCTGCCGAGCGTGCTCACGCCGCGCGCGCGTCGCTGAGCGGCGCGCCCTTCCCGGCTGCGGCCGCACAGGAAAAAAGCCGTTGGCGTTTGCGCGCCAACGGCTTTTTTGTCTGATCGAAGGCGTTCGGTCAGTCGACGATCCGCATCGAATAGTCCGTCGCGCGCACGTCCTTCGTCAGCGCGCCGATCGAGATGCGATCGACCCCCGTTTCCGCGAACGCACGCACCGTATCGAAATTGACGCCGCCCGACACTTCGAGCACGGCCTTGCCGTTCGCCACGCGCACCGCTTCACGCATCATGTCGAGCGTGAAGTTGTCGAGCAGCACTGACTGCGCGCGATGTGCGAGCGCCGTATCGAGTTGTGCAAGCGTCTCGACTTCGACCTGCACGGGCACACCCGACTCCAGCGCAAATGCCGCGTCGAGCGCCTCGCCGACACCGCCTGCCGCCGCGATGTGGTTTTCCTTGATCAGGATGCCGTCATACAGCGCGAGACGCTGGTTCTCGCCGCCGCCGACGCGCACCGCATACTTTTGCGCGAGCCGCAGGCCCGGCAGCGTCTTGCGCGTATCGAGGATCTTCGCGCGCGTGCCTTCGACGCGATCGACGTAACGACGCGTCGCGGTCGCGACGCCCGACAGCAGTTGCAGGAAGTTCAGCCCGTTGCGCTCGGCCGTCAGCAGCGCGCGCGCCGGCCCTTCGAGTTCGCAGACGGTCGAATCGGGCGACATACGATCGCCTTCGCGATAACGCCACTGCACGACGATCGCCGGGTCGATCCGGGCAATCACGGCCTCGAACCACGGCACGCCGCACAGCACGGCTTCCTCGCGCACGATGATGCGAGCACGGCGACGTTCGCCGGCCGGTACGAGCCGCCCGGTCTGGTCGCCGGTGCCGACGTCTTCCGCGATCGCATCGGCCACATTGCGCGCGATCGCATCGTCGAATGCCGCGCCGTACTGCTCGCGGACGATGTTGAAGAGCGGGGATACTGCGGAACTCGCGCCGCCTTCCGCTGGGCCGCCCCCAAGGAAGGTGGCCGCCCCCTCGGGGGGCAGTGAACGAATGTGAGCGTGGGGGCTATTCATTACGCAGCCCCCACGTTCGCGAACAGTTGCTGGTCACGCTGCAGATCGCCGCTCGCCTGCACGCGCTTCTTGTGCGCGGCTGCGAAATCGAGCATCCGGTCGATCGGCAGGCGTGCGCGCTCGCCGATCGCGGGATCGACGAAGATCTCGTTGTGACCGCGTTCGAGCACGTCGGCCAGGTTCGCGAGGCCGTTCATCGCCATCCACGGGCAGTGCGCGCAGCTCTTGCAGGTGGCGCTGTTGCCGGCGGTCGGCGCGGCGATGAAGGTCTTGCCGGGCGCCGCAAGCTGCATCTTATGCAGGATGCCGAGATCGGTCGCGACGATGAAGTGCGTCGCGTCG of Burkholderia sp. HI2500 contains these proteins:
- the rpmB gene encoding 50S ribosomal protein L28; the protein is MARVCQVTGKAPMSGNNVSHANNKTKRRFLPNLQNRRFWVESENRWVRLRVSNAGLRLIDKNGIDSVLADLRARGEA
- a CDS encoding FKBP-type peptidyl-prolyl cis-trans isomerase produces the protein MSLIDLSEVKPGSHVTLHYRLALADGADIVNTFTDKPATLLLGAGQLAPSLEQILIGLRVGDHSTFQLAPEQGFGPRNPDMLQRVTLSTLRENGMVGDDFTPGELIEFNAPDGGRYAGVLKEVSETSALFDFNHPLAGQALTFEVKIIGIL
- the ispH gene encoding 4-hydroxy-3-methylbut-2-enyl diphosphate reductase, translating into MSTTDTLSGQTVAADAEILLAQPRGFCAGVDRAIEIVERAIAMHGAPIYVRHEIVHNKYVVEDLKKKGAIFVEELEEVPAGNTVIFSAHGVSKAVRDEADVRGLRIYDATCPLVTKVHVEVAKMRQDGVDIVMIGHKGHPEVEGTMGQVERGMHLVESVEDVQKLELADPERIALVTQTTLSVDDAAEIIGALKAKYPKIREPKKQDICYATQNRQDAVKFMAPQCDVVIVVGSPNSSNSSRLREVAEKRGVDAYMVDAPDQIDPAWVAGKRRIGVTAGASAPEVLAQAVIARLRELGVRNVRALDGIEENVSFPLPRGLNLPPAA
- the nadC gene encoding carboxylating nicotinate-nucleotide diphosphorylase; this translates as MNSPHAHIRSLPPEGAATFLGGGPAEGGASSAVSPLFNIVREQYGAAFDDAIARNVADAIAEDVGTGDQTGRLVPAGERRRARIIVREEAVLCGVPWFEAVIARIDPAIVVQWRYREGDRMSPDSTVCELEGPARALLTAERNGLNFLQLLSGVATATRRYVDRVEGTRAKILDTRKTLPGLRLAQKYAVRVGGGENQRLALYDGILIKENHIAAAGGVGEALDAAFALESGVPVQVEVETLAQLDTALAHRAQSVLLDNFTLDMMREAVRVANGKAVLEVSGGVNFDTVRAFAETGVDRISIGALTKDVRATDYSMRIVD
- the rpmG gene encoding 50S ribosomal protein L33: MAKGARDKIKLESTAGTGHFYTTTKNKRNMPEKMAIKKFDPVVRKHVEYKETKIK
- the nadB gene encoding L-aspartate oxidase, with the translated sequence MKFDVAIVGSGLAGLSVALNLASTRRVALIAKRSMMEGASDNAQGGIAAVLDSADSIENHVDDTLVAGGGLCDEGATRYIVEHGREAIEWLISQGVPFTKDDAAELGFHLTREGGHSHRRIIHAADATGHAVLATLSARARQHPNITFFENHHAIDLITSDRLGLPGRRCHGLYALDVDNDRTITIEAPHTVLATGGAGKVYLYTTNPDTATGDGIAMAWRAGCRVSNMEFIQFHPTCLFHPYAKSFLISEAVRGEGGLLKLPDGTRFMPAHDPRAELAPRDIVARAIDFEIKKRGIDCVYLDISHQPEAFLREHFPTIHARCLEFGIDIAKEPIPVVPAAHYTCGGVVTDLAGRTDLAGLYAVGETSYTGLHGANRLASNSLLECLVIGRAAAEAIEAAGFDAETPATLPAWDESRVSDADEEVVVAHNWDELRRLMWNYVGIVRTDKRLERAKHRLSLLRDEIQEYYANFRVTRDLLELRNLVDVATLIVKSAHSRRESRGLHYSRDWPNSLPKALPSVLTPRARR
- the radC gene encoding RadC family protein; protein product: MLSPCPALPPVECRDSTDLPADLPADPPGRVIPIHRRKHRLRGWRPERPRERLLERGPAALTDDELVALLLGTGKPGHDVFTTARALVKQFKSLHGLLEATTDDFEAHPGIGPARAARLVAVIEIARRMLKEKAHEKQPIDSPGAVEDYLRLKIGARPYEVFAAVYLDARHSLIDMEEITRGSLTRMAVYPREIVRRAIAYNAAALIVAHNHPSGAVQPSAEDRRLTRVLHDALALVDVRLLDHVVIGTSDTFSFARAGWM